The genomic window CGTCGTGCAGCCATGATCGACCTGATCAATACCCATTGTGATCATGTGCTATGTGTCTCGGATGCGGTGCGCATGTTGGCGCAGCGCTACGGCGTTGCCTCGGCACTGACCCGCACAAGCTATATCGGGACCCGTGCCGCCGAGTTCTACGACGAGACGGCACCCGCCCAGGATAACCCCCAGAAACAGACCCTGACACTGGGGTATCTGGGCTACATGCGCCGCGACAAAGGGTTCTTTTTCCTGCTGGATGCGCTGGAAGCATTGCCCCCGGATCTCGCTGCTCGGCTGCGCATCATGGTCGCCGCGCGCGCGGCGGACCCTGCCACTATGGCGCGGTTGCGTGCGTTGGGCGATCATCTGGCGGAGGTGATCTATCACGATGGTTATACCCACGCGGAGTTGGAAGCGATTTTGGCGCCGGTAGATATAGGAGTGGTGCCTGTGTTGTGGCACGACAACCTGCCGCAGGTCGCCATTGAGATGCACGCGCGCCGTATCCCCTTGTTGACGGCAGCAAGGGGCGGTGCGCCGGAACTGGGAAACTGCCCGGAGATGGTGTTTGCGCCAGGCGACGTTGCAGACTTTGCCCGACGGATACAGGCTCTTTTGGCCGGAGAGATCTCCATGCAGGCCTATTGGCACGGGGCGATGCGTCCGGTGACCGTACCTGAGCATCTCGTGGAACTGCTGGAAATTTACGAGGAGCATGAGGCGGCACCCTGAGCCGTGCTTGCGCCCTGTTGCCCCCCTTATCCCCTTTGGCCTGCGCAGGGCTCTATGATCGGCCCGG from Sulfitobacter sp. W027 includes these protein-coding regions:
- a CDS encoding glycosyltransferase yields the protein MAENRLLEPHVAADRAKAFAARRAAMIDLINTHCDHVLCVSDAVRMLAQRYGVASALTRTSYIGTRAAEFYDETAPAQDNPQKQTLTLGYLGYMRRDKGFFFLLDALEALPPDLAARLRIMVAARAADPATMARLRALGDHLAEVIYHDGYTHAELEAILAPVDIGVVPVLWHDNLPQVAIEMHARRIPLLTAARGGAPELGNCPEMVFAPGDVADFARRIQALLAGEISMQAYWHGAMRPVTVPEHLVELLEIYEEHEAAP